The Sesamum indicum cultivar Zhongzhi No. 13 linkage group LG2, S_indicum_v1.0, whole genome shotgun sequence genome contains a region encoding:
- the LOC105156335 gene encoding sec-independent protein translocase protein TATC, chloroplastic, producing the protein MGSTRALIGSPQLKHTAPCFKCLNTKSKPRTIISIDQRRSKVLGLSKEIHFKKFSTTVCSAVEDVAEKQPKINGGSLNGAVSAVGDGLDSSNGALEKPSLNNKSDDGGNFIYDFFYPNKELLPDDKEMSIYDHLEELRGRIFVSVLAVGAAMAGCFAFSKELIMFLEAPVSAQGVRFLQLAPGEFFFTSLKVSGYCGILLGSPVILYEIIAFILPGLTKAERRFLGPIVLGSSVLFYAGIIFSYYVLTPAALTFFVSYAEGVVESLWSIDQYFEFVLVLMFSTGLSFQVPVIQVLLGQLGLVSSEQMLSVWRYVVVGSVIAAAILTPSTDPLTQMLLAGPLMGLYLGGAWVVKLLGR; encoded by the exons ATGGGAAGCACGAGAGCCCTCATCGGCAGTCCACAGCTCAAGCATACCGCCCCTTGTTTCAAATGCTTGAACACAAAAAGCAAACCGAGGACAATCATAAGCATTGATCAAAGAAGATCCAAGGTACTGGGCCTCTCAAAGGAGAtacatttcaagaaattcagTACAACAGTTTGCTCCGCAGTTGAGGACGTCGCTGAGAAGCAGCCCAAAATCAATGGTGGCAGCTTAAATGGAGCTGTCTCGGCTGTTGGAGATGGACTTG ATTCTAGTAATGGGGCATTGGAAAAACCTTCTCTGAACAATAAATCGGATGATGGaggaaattttatttatgattttttttatcctaaTAAAGAGCTCCTCCCTGATGATAAAGAAATGAGTATATATGACCATTTAGAGGAATTGAGAGGAAGAATCTTTGTGTCGGTTTTGGCTGTCGGAGCTGCCATGGCTGGATGTTTTGCATTCTCTAAGGAACTCATTATGTTTCTTGAAGCTCCAGTTAGTGCACAAGGGGTGCGTTTTCTACAGCTGGCACCTGGGGAATTTTTCTTCACATCCCTGAAG GTATCAGGATACTGTGGCATTTTACTCGGAAGCCCTGTAATCCTCTATGAGATCATAGCTTTTATTCTTCCAGGTTTGACAAAGGCAGAGAGAAGATTTCTCGGGCCAATTGTCCTAGGTTCCTCAGTCCTTTTCTATGCAGGCATCATCTTCTCTTACTATGTTCTTACCCCGGCAGCCTTGACATTCTTTGTTAGTTACGCGGAAGGGGTGGTTGAATCTCTGTGGTCAATTGATCAATACTTCGAATTTGTGCTTGTGCTTATGTTTAGTACTGGATTGTCTTTCCag GTTCCTGTAATACAGGTACTTCTTGGACAACTTGGCTTGGTGTCCTCAGAACAAATGTTGTCGGTATGGAGATATGTGGTGGTAGGTTCAGTAATTGCAGCTGCTATACTCACACCATCAACAGATCCTCTCACTCAAATGCTCCTAGCGGGTCCCCTTATGGGTCTCTACTTGGGTGGTGCCTGGGTGGTCAAGCTTCTCGGCCGATGA